From Anoplopoma fimbria isolate UVic2021 breed Golden Eagle Sablefish chromosome 11, Afim_UVic_2022, whole genome shotgun sequence, one genomic window encodes:
- the arhgdig gene encoding rho GDP-dissociation inhibitor 3 — protein MLGLDVCEFGGQVLELLWLTMCYRGLLADKKDVRIEDEEDDRNLNYIAPVQKTLEEIRQLDKEDESLVKYKQTLLGTETKPADPAVTNVQVTRLTLLCDEAPEPITMDLTGDLSTLKETLSLKEGVTFRLMIHFKVNREIVAGLRYHHVTSRKGITVEKVSHMVGSYCPKEEEHEFLCPVDEVPRGVMSRGHYKVKSHFTDDDKNTYLDWEWNLDLKKDWNE, from the exons ATGCTGGGATTGGACGTGTGTGAGTTTGGGGGTCAGGTGTTGGAGCTGCTGTGGTTGACTATGTGCTACAGAG GTCTATTGGCTGACAAGAAGGATGTGCGTattgaggatgaggaggacgaCAGAAACCTGAACTACATTGCTCCGGTCCAGAAGACTTTGGAGGAGATTCGGCAACTGGACAAAGAAGACGAGAGTCTGGTCAAGTACAAGCAAACCCTGCTGGGGACGGAAACAAAgcctgcag ACCCCGCTGTGACTAACGTCCAGGTGACCAGACTGACCCTGCTGTGTGACGAGGCTCCTGAACCAATCACCATGGACCTGACAG GAGACCTGAGCACTCTGAAGGAGACCCTCTCCCTAAAGGAAGGAGTGACGTTCAGACTGATGATTCACTTCAAG gtgaacAGAGAAATCGTTGCTGGCCTGCGGTACCATCATGTGACCTCCAGAAAAGGAATTACAG TGGAAAAGGTGTCGCACATGGTGGGAAGTTACTGCccaaaggaggaggagcacgAGTTTCTCTGCCCGGTCGACGAGGTCCCCAGAGGCGTGATGTCACGAGGCCACTATAAGGTCAAGTCCCACTTCACCGACGACGACAAGAACACCTACTTGGACTGGGAGTGGAACCTCGACCTCAAAAAGGACTGGAACGAATAG